Proteins found in one Planctomycetes bacterium MalM25 genomic segment:
- the rpoA_2 gene encoding DNA-directed RNA polymerase subunit alpha gives MTALETDIKQAIVSTAAFGPREIADITTGIAANYGKYGELKEAVQELEAQPSRTPATSAKLGVCLYLLGRYSEAIEVLSNADGGALTHFYLGKAKLALDEYATAAEAYDSAGKAGYDKDAVSLAKAEAVRYSGDAEGALQLLDGLSGAVEQTAEYLYQRSATVQALAGNPEEVIALLERAVAADPAHAGALFGLALENDRRGNDDYARNLYEKAAQQFPTHVGTLLNLGILFEDLEQYERAKGCYQRILDVYPAHERARLFFKDADGSRDMFYDEEARRQQDRLSQVLSIPVTDFELSVRSRNCLQRMGVMTLGDLTETTEQELLASKNFGETSLIEIREMLTSKGLELGQFAHQKREQELPYNPENMSADERALLDRPISDLSLSVRARKCMVRLGLTTIGELVRRTPDDLLECKNFGVTSLNEVREKLTAHGLKLRGEA, from the coding sequence ATGACGGCTCTCGAAACAGACATCAAGCAGGCGATCGTCTCGACCGCTGCGTTCGGTCCCCGCGAAATCGCGGACATCACCACCGGCATCGCCGCCAACTACGGCAAGTACGGCGAGCTGAAAGAGGCGGTCCAGGAGCTGGAAGCCCAGCCGAGCCGCACGCCGGCGACCTCGGCCAAGTTGGGCGTCTGCCTCTACTTGCTGGGACGCTACTCGGAGGCGATCGAGGTGCTCAGCAACGCCGACGGCGGCGCTCTGACGCACTTCTACCTCGGCAAGGCGAAGCTCGCCCTCGACGAGTACGCCACCGCCGCCGAAGCCTACGATTCGGCCGGCAAGGCGGGCTACGACAAGGACGCCGTCTCGCTCGCCAAGGCCGAGGCGGTCCGTTACTCCGGCGACGCCGAGGGCGCCCTGCAGCTGCTCGACGGCCTGTCCGGCGCGGTCGAGCAGACGGCCGAGTACCTCTACCAGCGTTCGGCGACGGTCCAGGCCCTGGCGGGCAACCCAGAAGAGGTGATCGCCCTGTTGGAACGCGCCGTCGCCGCGGACCCGGCCCACGCCGGCGCCCTGTTCGGCCTGGCGCTCGAGAACGACCGCCGCGGCAACGACGACTACGCCCGCAACCTCTACGAGAAGGCTGCCCAGCAGTTCCCGACCCACGTCGGCACGCTGCTGAACCTCGGCATCCTGTTCGAGGACCTCGAGCAGTACGAGCGGGCCAAGGGCTGCTACCAGCGCATCCTCGACGTCTACCCGGCGCACGAGCGGGCGCGGCTGTTCTTCAAGGACGCCGACGGCAGCCGCGACATGTTCTACGACGAAGAGGCCCGCCGCCAGCAGGACCGCCTCTCGCAGGTGCTGTCGATTCCGGTCACCGACTTCGAGCTCTCCGTCCGCAGCCGCAACTGCCTCCAGCGGATGGGCGTCATGACGCTCGGCGACCTCACGGAGACCACCGAGCAGGAGCTCCTCGCCAGCAAGAACTTCGGCGAGACCTCGCTCATCGAGATCCGCGAGATGCTCACCTCGAAGGGCCTCGAGCTGGGCCAGTTCGCCCATCAGAAGCGGGAGCAGGAGCTGCCGTACAACCCCGAGAACATGTCGGCCGACGAGCGGGCCCTCCTGGACCGCCCGATCTCCGACCTCAGCCTCTCGGTCCGGGCCCGCAAGTGCATGGTCCGCCTCGGCCTGACGACGATTGGCGAGCTCGTCCGCCGCACGCCGGACGACCTGCTGGAGTGCAAGAACTTCGGCGTCACGAGCCTCAACGAGGTCCGCGAGAAGCTCACCGCCCACGGCCTGAAGCTCCGCGGCGAAGCTTAA
- the metH gene encoding Methionine synthase produces MPTLLAQDQTDKLQELLAERILLLDGAMGVEIQKLGIGEAEVRGERFVDHHKDLKNFGDLLCLTNPEAILGIHRAYLASGSDIIETNSFGASPVGMLDFEFEEAGIDALALGREINTAAIRLAKQACAEFTEKDPSKPRFVAGSIGPTSKQMAISTSVEDPSHRDVVFNTMVSSYYEQAKSMVEAGVDILLAETVIDTLNLKACLFAFQRVFDDLGVRVPVMVSGTFDKGGGTFVSGQSVEAFWNAISHFPLLTVGMNCALGPDIMRPHLEELQRVSNLPISCYPNAGEPNEMGQYDLGPAAMARMVGDFAEQGWVNIVGGCCGTGPDHIAAMADRVKDERPHQRTVVAPRLRLSGTQPMELRPDANFLMIGERTNVTGSRKFARLIKEENFEEAIEIARGQVQGGANVIDVNMDEGLLDSEAMMTKYLRLIAGESDIAAVPVMIDSSKWSVIETGLQAVQGKAIVNSISLKDGEEEFLRRARLVRDYGAATVVMAFDEEGQAADEENKVRICKRAYDLLVKREAEGGAGFPPNDIIFDPNILTVATGIEEHNNYAVDFINATRRIKEECPGAKVSGGVSNISFSFRGNNVVREAMHSAFLYHAIHAGLDMGIVNAGQLEVYDEIPAELKERVEDVLLNRREDATERLVDFAETVKGQGGKKAVEDDAWREGTVEERLKHALLKGIVKHIDEDTEEARQKYDRCLHIIEGPLMDGMSTVGDLFGAGKMFLPQVVKSARVMKKSVAYLTPFMEEEKEEAGTAGQARAKVLMATVKGDVHDIGKNIVGVVLGCNNFEVIDTGVMCPAETILDKAVEEGVDVIGLSGLITPSLDEMIHVAREMKRRELSVPLLIGGATTSAKHTAVKIAQHYDHEVVHVLDASRSVGVVEKMITPDARADFASENRKLQADLVASFNKRQAVTLKPFEEAKAARFATDWATVDIPTPSFIGTKTLTSEGAAELSPSPPPGERLGEGADVTAQDSSPVSNAQPSPNPSLQGRGTITLEELREYIDWSPFFLTWELRGKYPKIFEDEHVGEEAKKLFDDAGAMLDRVIAEGSLTARGVYGFFPAAADGEDLVVYTDESRTTERCRLHCLRQQWERKGQSDFRSLADYIAPIDSGRQDHVGGFAVTTGVGCEELAAAFDADHDDYNSILIKAIADRLAEAFAECLHARVRREWGYGADEGLTNEDLIKERYRGIRPAPGYPAQPDHTEKRTLFELLDVEAATGIALTESYAMTPAASVSGLYFAHPEARYFAVDRLSKEQVEDYAKRKGMPLVEVERWLSPNLGYEPS; encoded by the coding sequence ATGCCGACCCTCCTCGCCCAAGATCAAACCGACAAGCTCCAAGAGCTCCTCGCCGAGCGGATCCTGCTGCTCGACGGGGCGATGGGGGTCGAGATCCAAAAACTCGGCATCGGCGAGGCCGAGGTCCGCGGCGAGCGCTTCGTCGATCACCACAAGGACCTGAAAAACTTTGGCGACCTGCTCTGCCTGACCAATCCCGAGGCGATCCTCGGCATCCACCGGGCGTACCTGGCTTCCGGGTCGGACATCATCGAGACCAACTCGTTCGGCGCGAGCCCGGTGGGGATGCTCGACTTCGAGTTCGAGGAGGCCGGCATCGACGCCCTGGCGCTCGGACGCGAGATCAACACGGCCGCCATCCGGCTCGCGAAGCAGGCGTGCGCCGAGTTCACCGAGAAGGACCCGAGCAAGCCGCGGTTCGTCGCCGGCTCGATCGGGCCGACTTCGAAGCAGATGGCGATCTCAACGAGCGTCGAGGACCCGAGCCACCGCGACGTGGTCTTCAACACGATGGTCAGCTCTTACTACGAGCAGGCGAAGTCCATGGTCGAGGCGGGCGTCGATATCCTGCTCGCCGAGACCGTGATCGACACGCTCAACCTGAAGGCGTGCCTGTTCGCCTTCCAGCGGGTCTTCGACGACCTGGGCGTCCGCGTGCCGGTGATGGTGAGCGGCACGTTCGACAAGGGGGGCGGCACGTTCGTCTCGGGACAGTCGGTCGAGGCGTTCTGGAACGCGATCTCGCACTTCCCGTTGCTGACCGTGGGCATGAACTGTGCGCTCGGGCCGGACATCATGCGGCCCCACCTCGAAGAGCTGCAGCGGGTCTCCAACCTGCCGATCAGTTGCTACCCGAACGCGGGCGAGCCCAACGAGATGGGCCAGTACGACCTCGGCCCCGCCGCCATGGCGCGGATGGTCGGCGACTTCGCCGAGCAGGGCTGGGTGAACATCGTCGGCGGGTGCTGCGGCACGGGCCCCGATCACATCGCCGCGATGGCCGACCGCGTGAAAGACGAGCGGCCGCACCAGCGGACGGTCGTCGCGCCGCGTCTGCGCCTCTCGGGCACCCAGCCGATGGAGCTGCGCCCCGACGCCAACTTCCTGATGATCGGCGAGCGGACGAACGTCACCGGCAGCAGGAAGTTCGCCCGCCTGATCAAGGAGGAGAACTTCGAGGAAGCGATCGAGATCGCCCGCGGTCAGGTGCAGGGGGGCGCGAACGTGATCGACGTCAACATGGATGAGGGTCTCTTGGACTCCGAGGCCATGATGACCAAGTACCTGCGCCTCATCGCCGGCGAGAGCGACATCGCCGCTGTGCCGGTGATGATCGACAGCAGCAAGTGGTCCGTCATCGAGACGGGCCTGCAGGCCGTGCAGGGCAAGGCGATCGTCAACTCGATCAGCCTCAAGGACGGCGAGGAGGAGTTCCTCCGCCGGGCGAGGCTCGTCCGCGACTACGGCGCCGCGACCGTCGTCATGGCGTTCGACGAGGAGGGCCAGGCCGCCGACGAGGAGAACAAGGTCCGCATCTGCAAGCGGGCGTACGACCTGCTGGTGAAGCGCGAGGCCGAAGGGGGCGCCGGCTTCCCGCCCAACGACATCATCTTCGACCCGAACATCCTCACGGTCGCCACGGGCATCGAGGAACACAACAACTACGCGGTCGACTTCATCAACGCCACGCGGCGGATCAAGGAAGAATGCCCCGGCGCGAAGGTCTCCGGCGGCGTGTCGAACATCTCGTTCAGCTTCCGCGGCAACAACGTCGTCCGCGAGGCGATGCACTCGGCTTTCCTGTACCACGCGATTCACGCGGGCCTCGACATGGGGATCGTCAACGCGGGCCAGCTCGAGGTCTACGACGAGATCCCCGCCGAGCTGAAGGAGCGCGTCGAGGACGTGCTGCTCAACCGGCGGGAGGACGCCACGGAGCGGCTTGTTGACTTCGCCGAAACGGTCAAAGGGCAGGGGGGCAAGAAGGCGGTCGAGGACGACGCGTGGCGCGAGGGGACGGTCGAAGAACGACTTAAACACGCGCTGCTGAAGGGGATCGTCAAGCACATCGACGAGGACACCGAGGAGGCCCGCCAGAAGTACGACCGTTGCCTGCACATCATCGAGGGCCCGCTGATGGACGGCATGAGCACCGTCGGCGACCTGTTCGGCGCGGGCAAGATGTTCCTGCCGCAGGTCGTGAAGTCGGCCCGCGTCATGAAGAAATCGGTCGCCTATCTCACGCCGTTCATGGAGGAGGAGAAGGAGGAGGCGGGCACCGCCGGGCAGGCCCGCGCAAAGGTCCTCATGGCGACCGTCAAGGGCGACGTCCACGACATCGGCAAGAACATCGTCGGCGTGGTGCTCGGCTGCAACAACTTCGAGGTCATCGACACCGGCGTCATGTGCCCGGCGGAGACGATCCTCGACAAGGCGGTCGAGGAGGGCGTCGACGTGATCGGCCTCTCCGGCCTCATCACGCCGAGCCTCGATGAGATGATCCACGTAGCCCGCGAGATGAAACGCCGCGAGCTGAGCGTGCCGCTCTTGATCGGCGGGGCGACGACCAGCGCCAAGCACACCGCCGTGAAGATCGCCCAGCACTACGACCACGAGGTCGTACATGTGCTCGACGCGTCACGCTCGGTCGGCGTCGTTGAGAAGATGATCACGCCCGACGCCCGCGCCGACTTCGCGAGCGAGAACCGCAAGCTCCAGGCCGACCTGGTCGCCAGCTTCAACAAGCGCCAGGCGGTCACGCTCAAGCCGTTCGAGGAGGCGAAGGCGGCCCGCTTCGCCACCGACTGGGCCACGGTCGACATCCCCACGCCATCATTCATTGGGACAAAGACTCTCACGAGCGAAGGCGCAGCCGAGCTGAGTCCCTCTCCCCCCCCGGGGGAGAGGCTAGGTGAGGGGGCGGACGTCACAGCACAGGACAGTTCTCCTGTCTCGAACGCCCAACCCTCCCCTAACCCCTCCCTGCAAGGGAGGGGGACGATCACGCTGGAGGAGCTCCGCGAGTACATCGACTGGAGCCCCTTCTTCCTCACCTGGGAGCTGCGCGGCAAGTACCCGAAGATCTTCGAGGACGAGCACGTTGGCGAAGAAGCGAAGAAGCTCTTCGACGATGCGGGCGCGATGCTCGACCGCGTCATCGCCGAGGGTTCGCTCACGGCGCGGGGCGTGTATGGCTTCTTCCCGGCGGCGGCCGACGGCGAGGACCTGGTCGTCTACACGGACGAGAGCCGCACGACTGAACGCTGCCGCTTGCACTGCCTGCGGCAGCAGTGGGAGCGCAAAGGCCAGAGCGATTTCCGCTCGTTGGCGGACTACATCGCGCCGATCGATAGCGGCCGCCAGGATCATGTCGGCGGCTTCGCCGTGACGACCGGCGTCGGCTGCGAAGAGCTCGCCGCCGCCTTCGACGCCGACCACGACGACTACAACAGCATCCTCATCAAGGCGATCGCCGACCGCCTCGCCGAGGCGTTCGCCGAGTGCCTGCACGCCCGCGTCCGCCGCGAGTGGGGCTACGGCGCCGACGAAGGCCTCACGAACGAGGACCTCATCAAGGAACGCTACCGCGGCATCCGCCCCGCGCCCGGCTACCCCGCGCAGCCGGACCACACCGAGAAGCGGACGCTCTTCGAACTGCTCGACGTCGAGGCGGCGACCGGCATCGCGCTGACCGAGTCGTACGCGATGACCCCCGCCGCGAGCGTCAGCGGCCTCTACTTCGCCCACCCCGAGGCCCGCTACTTCGCCGTCGACCGGCTGTCGAAGGAGCAGGTCGAGGACTACGCGAAGCGGAAGGGGATGCCGCTCGTGGAAGTCGAGCGCTGGCTCTCGCCGAACCTCGGTTACGAGCCGAGTTGA
- the msrA2 gene encoding Peptide methionine sulfoxide reductase MsrA 2 codes for MTRRLALPITTLAAAATLGALLTMSEPVPAEPFKPDPPASRSSENGQQLATFGGGCFWCTEAVFDATEGVHAAVSGYAGGRVINPTYEAVCSGTTGHAEVIQVTYDPAVISYKDLLQIFFRTHDPTTLNQQGADRGTQYRSVIYFHDDAQRAVAEEVKAALDASGAFRGPIVTELSPLDIFYPAEAYHQDYFARNPAQGYCRAVIAPKMEKYRKAFADKLKSE; via the coding sequence ATGACCCGACGCCTCGCCCTGCCGATCACCACCCTGGCGGCGGCCGCCACCCTCGGAGCCCTGCTGACGATGAGCGAACCGGTCCCCGCTGAGCCCTTCAAGCCCGACCCCCCCGCCTCACGCTCTTCAGAGAATGGCCAACAACTCGCCACCTTCGGCGGGGGCTGCTTCTGGTGCACCGAGGCGGTGTTCGACGCGACCGAGGGCGTCCACGCGGCGGTCTCGGGCTACGCGGGTGGGCGGGTGATCAATCCGACCTACGAGGCGGTCTGCTCCGGCACGACCGGCCACGCCGAGGTGATCCAGGTGACTTACGACCCGGCGGTCATCTCTTACAAGGACTTGCTGCAGATCTTCTTCCGCACGCACGACCCGACCACGCTCAACCAGCAAGGCGCCGACCGCGGCACGCAATACCGCTCGGTCATCTACTTCCACGACGACGCGCAGCGGGCGGTCGCGGAGGAGGTCAAAGCGGCGCTCGATGCGTCCGGCGCGTTCCGCGGGCCGATCGTCACCGAGCTCTCGCCGCTCGACATTTTCTACCCGGCCGAGGCGTACCACCAGGATTACTTCGCCCGCAACCCGGCGCAGGGCTACTGCCGGGCGGTAATCGCCCCGAAGATGGAGAAGTACCGCAAGGCGTTCGCGGATAAGCTGAAGAGTGAGTGA
- the msrB_2 gene encoding Peptide methionine sulfoxide reductase MsrB — protein MIRLITTLALLALLGATVTYADEPKPLPADTDWKSVDWKARLTAEQFRVARQAGTERPFTNPYWDNKKAGEYRCVCCDLPLYSSEAKYKSGTGWPSFFQPIKKDAVAEHEDKGWFTTRTEIRCARCDAHLGHVFPDGPRPTGMRYCMNSAAMRFVEAKKADQAASEVSPAVTSERK, from the coding sequence ATGATCCGGCTGATAACGACTCTTGCTTTACTTGCTTTACTTGGCGCCACCGTAACCTACGCGGATGAGCCCAAGCCGCTGCCCGCCGACACGGACTGGAAGAGCGTCGATTGGAAAGCGCGGCTCACGGCCGAGCAGTTCCGCGTTGCCCGGCAAGCGGGGACCGAGCGGCCCTTCACGAACCCGTACTGGGACAACAAGAAGGCGGGCGAGTACCGCTGCGTCTGCTGCGACCTGCCGCTGTACTCGTCGGAGGCGAAGTACAAGTCGGGCACCGGCTGGCCGAGCTTCTTCCAACCGATCAAGAAGGACGCGGTCGCCGAGCACGAGGACAAGGGCTGGTTCACCACCCGCACCGAGATCCGCTGCGCCCGCTGCGACGCGCACCTCGGCCACGTCTTCCCCGACGGTCCGCGGCCGACCGGCATGCGCTACTGCATGAACTCGGCGGCGATGCGGTTTGTGGAAGCAAAAAAAGCGGATCAGGCCGCTAGCGAAGTGTCGCCGGCCGTCACTTCAGAACGAAAGTGA
- a CDS encoding SOUL heme-binding protein, whose amino-acid sequence MRWFNWKRLSAVAAALIAGVAYAAGRGERMASPEHVEALLADLPAAAEKLEPHSPAREAILAGDLEAAREMLSFRPYDEAPLPEGFPAFTPVGVIEVKQYPAYRKAVGPAFWPLFNHIQTQDIPMTAPVEMTEAPSRRGDGRMAFLYQNTSVGEPGPIDGVEVTDTPATTVASLGVRGRMSETLAEQAKARLEKWLADQSDYRPAGDEPYRLFGYSSPMVRDANKYWEAQVVIERVE is encoded by the coding sequence ATGCGCTGGTTCAACTGGAAACGCCTCTCCGCCGTGGCCGCGGCCCTCATCGCCGGCGTCGCGTACGCCGCGGGGCGGGGGGAGCGGATGGCTTCGCCGGAGCATGTCGAGGCTCTGCTCGCCGACCTGCCGGCGGCGGCCGAGAAGCTCGAGCCGCACAGCCCGGCGCGCGAGGCGATTCTCGCGGGCGACCTCGAAGCGGCTCGCGAGATGCTCTCGTTCCGTCCCTACGATGAGGCGCCCCTGCCCGAGGGCTTCCCTGCGTTCACCCCGGTTGGCGTGATTGAGGTCAAACAGTACCCGGCTTATCGCAAGGCGGTCGGCCCGGCGTTCTGGCCCCTGTTCAACCACATCCAGACGCAGGACATCCCGATGACCGCGCCGGTCGAGATGACCGAGGCGCCCTCCCGCCGCGGCGACGGCCGCATGGCGTTCCTCTACCAGAACACGTCGGTCGGTGAGCCCGGCCCGATCGATGGTGTCGAGGTGACCGACACGCCGGCGACCACGGTCGCCTCGCTCGGCGTGCGGGGGCGGATGAGCGAAACGCTCGCCGAGCAGGCGAAAGCCCGCCTTGAGAAGTGGCTCGCCGATCAGTCCGACTACCGCCCCGCCGGCGACGAGCCCTACCGCCTGTTCGGCTACAGCAGCCCGATGGTCCGCGACGCGAACAAGTACTGGGAGGCCCAGGTCGTAATCGAGCGGGTCGAGTGA
- a CDS encoding IS2 transposase TnpB produces the protein MLQLVRRRPRFGYRRIAALLRADGFRASESRVLRLWRKEGLKVPRKKRKRRRLGVKENGCDRRRATHKNHVWAWDFVFDKTSKGTQLKWLSIVDEHTRECLALKCDRGITSEDVIDTLAELFAMHGVPEHIRSDNGPEFTAGTIRRWLEQLDVGALYIEPGSPWQNGYAESFHSRFRDEFLAVEEFESLAAARRLTAAWRDDYNHHRPHSSLGYVAPAEFATRCPASAPESLSATPQARLRSSRAAALPNPYLHNAWYRNSMLVTSSKLLGLLAMISVTRATDIFRAVSLRGD, from the coding sequence ATGCTGCAGTTGGTGCGTCGGCGGCCACGGTTCGGCTACCGGCGGATCGCGGCGTTGCTCAGGGCCGACGGCTTCCGGGCGAGCGAGTCGCGGGTGCTGCGTCTGTGGCGGAAGGAGGGCCTGAAAGTGCCTCGAAAGAAGCGGAAACGACGCCGATTGGGCGTGAAGGAGAACGGTTGCGATCGTCGTCGAGCCACACACAAGAACCACGTGTGGGCGTGGGACTTCGTGTTCGACAAGACCTCGAAGGGGACTCAGCTGAAGTGGCTCTCGATCGTCGATGAGCACACGCGCGAGTGCCTGGCCTTGAAATGCGATCGGGGCATCACGAGCGAGGACGTGATCGACACGCTGGCGGAACTCTTCGCGATGCACGGCGTGCCGGAGCACATCCGCAGCGACAACGGCCCAGAATTCACGGCGGGGACGATCCGGCGTTGGCTGGAACAACTCGACGTCGGCGCGCTGTACATCGAGCCGGGCAGCCCGTGGCAGAACGGCTACGCGGAGAGCTTCCACAGCCGCTTCCGCGACGAGTTCCTGGCGGTCGAAGAGTTCGAGTCGCTCGCCGCGGCTCGTCGGCTCACGGCCGCTTGGCGAGACGACTACAACCACCACCGGCCGCACAGCTCGCTGGGGTACGTCGCCCCGGCCGAGTTCGCGACCCGCTGCCCCGCTTCCGCTCCGGAGTCGCTTTCGGCTACGCCTCAAGCACGCCTCCGCTCCAGCAGGGCAGCGGCCTTACCCAACCCGTACCTTCATAACGCGTGGTACAGGAATTCGATGCTGGTCACGTCGTCGAAGCTCTTGGGGCTGCTGGCGATGATCTCGGTGACGCGGGCGACAGACATTTTTAGGGCCGTAAGTTTGAGAGGCGATTGA
- the aroF_2 gene encoding Phospho-2-dehydro-3-deoxyheptonate aldolase has translation MIVVMKSSATEENLQHLVEHVEALGLKANVLRGTERTVVAAIGDERVEGVRSLESAPGVDNVMAVVAPYKMASREAHEATSVIRAGSLEVGGKAIGMIAGPCSVESEEQIVATAKAVKAAGATALRGGAFKPRTSPYSFQGMKEDGLKLLQTAKEETGLAIVTEVVSPEDVDLVAGYADVMQIGARNMQNYRLLEACGRADAAVLLKRGPSATMDELLLAAEYILDGGNPRVMLCERGVRTFEAHTRFTLPLASVPYLQQKTHLPVVIDPSHGTGHTYMVPSLAKGAIAAGADGVIVEVHPDPENAKSDGFQTLSCEAFEQMMAQCRKIAEAVDRTL, from the coding sequence ATGATTGTCGTGATGAAATCCTCCGCCACCGAGGAGAACCTCCAGCACCTGGTCGAGCACGTCGAGGCGCTCGGCCTCAAGGCGAACGTCCTCCGCGGGACGGAGCGGACCGTGGTCGCCGCGATCGGCGACGAGCGCGTCGAGGGCGTGCGGTCGCTGGAGAGCGCGCCGGGCGTCGACAACGTGATGGCCGTGGTCGCCCCCTACAAGATGGCCAGCCGCGAAGCGCACGAGGCGACCTCCGTCATCCGCGCGGGCTCGCTCGAGGTGGGCGGCAAGGCGATCGGCATGATCGCCGGGCCGTGCAGCGTCGAGAGCGAGGAGCAGATCGTCGCCACCGCCAAGGCGGTGAAGGCGGCCGGCGCTACGGCGCTGCGCGGCGGGGCGTTCAAGCCACGCACCAGCCCGTACAGCTTCCAGGGCATGAAGGAGGACGGCCTCAAGCTCCTGCAGACCGCCAAGGAAGAGACCGGCCTAGCGATCGTGACGGAGGTCGTCTCGCCCGAGGACGTCGACCTCGTCGCCGGCTACGCCGACGTCATGCAGATCGGCGCCCGCAACATGCAGAACTACCGCCTGCTCGAGGCGTGCGGCCGCGCCGACGCCGCCGTCCTGCTGAAGCGCGGCCCGAGCGCCACGATGGACGAGCTCCTGCTCGCCGCTGAGTACATCCTCGACGGGGGCAACCCGCGCGTGATGCTCTGCGAGCGCGGCGTCCGCACGTTCGAGGCCCACACCCGCTTCACGCTGCCGCTGGCGAGCGTCCCCTACCTGCAGCAGAAGACGCACCTGCCGGTGGTGATCGACCCGAGCCACGGCACGGGCCACACCTACATGGTCCCGTCGCTGGCGAAGGGCGCCATCGCCGCGGGCGCCGACGGCGTGATCGTCGAGGTCCACCCCGACCCGGAGAACGCCAAGAGCGACGGCTTCCAGACGCTCAGCTGCGAGGCGTTCGAGCAGATGATGGCCCAGTGCCGCAAGATCGCCGAGGCGGTGGATCGGACGCTGTGA
- the gdhA gene encoding Glutamate dehydrogenase has translation MQAFEAVQHYFHKAAEELGMPDDLRTLLITPERELTVQIPLRRDDGSLETLVGYRVQHNSARGPLKGGLRYHHHVDLDEVRGLASLMTWKTAVVNIPYGGAKGGVTVNSRDLSQDEKERVTRKLIDSIQQVIGPDTDIPAPDMGTGHQEMAWIMNQYAKYHGFNPGVVTGKPVEHYGIPGREEATGRGVGLLTLKALHRLGRKAPGTTVAIQGFGNVGSHAAKFLVESDCKVVAISDHTGAWRDPSGIDILAALRHTHEHGGHLDGFEGGERIPGEELLELDVDVLIPAAIGGVINEENVAKITAPIVIEAANAPITPEADERLLERGMIVLPDILANAGGVTVSYFEWAQNRQFYRWTLDRVRGELDRTLTHAFEEVWDRAKENKLGLRTTAFMAGIERVARASELAGLG, from the coding sequence ATGCAAGCGTTTGAAGCCGTTCAGCACTACTTCCACAAAGCGGCCGAAGAGCTCGGCATGCCGGACGATCTGCGGACCCTGCTGATCACGCCCGAACGCGAGCTGACCGTGCAGATCCCCCTGCGGCGCGACGACGGTTCGCTCGAGACGTTGGTCGGCTATCGCGTGCAGCACAACTCGGCACGCGGGCCGCTCAAGGGGGGGCTGAGGTACCACCACCACGTCGACCTCGACGAAGTGCGCGGCCTCGCCTCGCTGATGACTTGGAAGACGGCGGTCGTGAACATCCCTTACGGCGGGGCGAAGGGGGGCGTCACGGTCAACAGCCGCGACCTCAGCCAGGACGAGAAGGAACGGGTCACCCGCAAGCTGATTGACTCGATCCAACAGGTCATCGGCCCCGACACGGACATCCCCGCGCCCGACATGGGGACCGGACATCAAGAGATGGCGTGGATTATGAACCAGTACGCCAAGTACCACGGTTTCAACCCGGGCGTGGTAACCGGTAAGCCGGTGGAGCACTACGGCATCCCCGGACGCGAGGAGGCGACCGGCCGCGGCGTTGGCCTGCTGACGCTCAAGGCATTGCACCGGCTGGGGCGCAAGGCGCCCGGCACGACGGTCGCCATCCAGGGCTTCGGCAACGTCGGCTCGCACGCCGCCAAGTTCCTCGTCGAGTCGGACTGCAAGGTGGTCGCCATCAGCGACCACACCGGCGCGTGGCGCGACCCCAGCGGGATCGACATCCTCGCCGCGCTCCGCCACACGCACGAGCACGGCGGGCACCTCGACGGCTTCGAGGGGGGCGAGCGCATCCCGGGCGAGGAGCTGCTCGAGCTGGACGTCGATGTGCTCATCCCCGCGGCGATCGGTGGTGTGATCAACGAGGAGAACGTCGCTAAGATCACCGCACCGATCGTCATCGAGGCGGCCAACGCCCCGATCACGCCCGAAGCGGACGAGCGGCTGCTCGAGCGGGGCATGATCGTCCTGCCCGACATCCTCGCCAACGCGGGCGGCGTAACGGTCAGCTACTTCGAGTGGGCGCAGAACCGGCAGTTCTACCGCTGGACCCTCGACCGCGTGCGCGGCGAACTCGACCGGACGCTGACCCACGCCTTCGAGGAGGTGTGGGACCGCGCAAAGGAGAACAAGCTCGGCCTCCGCACGACGGCCTTCATGGCCGGCATCGAACGCGTCGCCCGAGCGTCGGAGCTGGCGGGTCTGGGGTGA
- a CDS encoding Transposase — protein sequence MSTKRRKRHTPEQIVKKLRDADAMLAAGKDQAAVLQALEVSESTLERWRKQYGGMKSEEAVRLKKLEDENKRLKQLVADLSLDNQALKIVAEGNF from the coding sequence ATGAGCACGAAGCGTAGGAAGCGGCACACGCCGGAACAGATCGTGAAGAAGCTCCGCGACGCGGACGCGATGCTCGCGGCCGGCAAGGACCAAGCCGCGGTGCTGCAGGCGTTGGAGGTAAGCGAATCGACGCTCGAGCGTTGGCGGAAGCAGTACGGCGGGATGAAGTCCGAGGAGGCGGTGCGGTTGAAGAAGCTGGAGGACGAGAACAAGCGGCTGAAGCAACTGGTGGCGGACCTCTCGCTGGACAATCAAGCGTTGAAGATCGTCGCGGAGGGAAACTTCTGA